The stretch of DNA NNNNNNNNNNNNNNNNNNNNNNNNNNNNNNNNNNNNNNNNNNNNNNNNNNNNNNNNNNNNNNNNNNNNNNNNNNNNNNNNNNNNNNNNNNNNNNNNNNNNNNNNNACATGAGTTTGCcgtgttgtaaataatattttagctaAAAGTCTACTTAATTTGATATACTTTGGTTAAAGCGTTATATCTAGAAACTGATATGTGAAATTGCACAATAATTTTGCGATCGTGGAGAAATATGgagaaatattttagttacatTATTGATCAAATTCTGTCGAACAGAGAGACAGCATTTCCCTAAAGTTATAGAAGCAACGGACGGACAGACGCACGTACACGAGCCAGCCCCCGGCGCCACTGCAGCAGCGTGTCTAATGCCGCCCGCCTTACCGTTGCAGATCGAACTTAGGATCTGTAGTTTTGCAGTTGAAAAAGCTGGGCATCGACGACCTCGTGCACTTCGACTTCATGGACCCGCCCGCGCCCGAGACCCTCATGCGCGCGCTCGAGCTGCTCAACTACCTCGCCGCGCTCGGTGAGTGCGCACCCGCACACACCCGCACACACCCGCACCAACATACAccgacacacacacacacataaacgcaataaaataatatattataatagtttaaaaaaactaaaaaacacgcttttatcatattttgcaaattgaaaaatggaataattttatcaaattagtgtattgtcatcggtcctcaataaatctacaaagtttgaacgaaatctggccgtttaaagtgggtcaaaatcacgcccaaagaagtcggttacaaacaaacatacaaacatacaggtgaagctaataaaaagcgtgtaaacaCACGCACGTACAcatataaacacacacacgcacgtaCACGCGCGCGCGCACACCACAAGCACATAGAGATACACGTAGTGCTAGCTATAAAGAAGAATAACCATACATAAAACTTATGAaatcaataagaaaaaaaaatcacccaacaaaattaaacataaatgaataaagaCTGTTGTGTATTTGTAACACAAACTGGTAATTTAGGTACATaagtaaattaagtaaattataaaacactagctatccgcccggCTGCGTCCGTGTTACAGATACAACCTATGCCACTCGGTGAAGCTTTACAATGGtgagagaatttttgaaatcggtcagtgaaaatgttacaaacatacaaaaatacttaagtctttttaatattagagtAAACGAGATGAATCGATGGTTTTATTTGGTGTTTGTGTGTCTGGCCGCGCGCAGACGACGACGGCAACCTGACGGACCTGGGCGCCGTGATGGCGGAGTTCCCGCTCGACCCGCAGCTCGCCAAGATGCTCATCGCCTCCTGCAACCACAACTGCTCCAACGAGATCCTCTCCATCACCGCCATGCTGTCCGGTGAGCGCTGCCCGCAATACATCATCCACCCTCACGCACCGTTGGTGATGACGGGATGCCCAAGATAGTAGAAGCTGCATTTCTCTTCCTTGTAAATTCCGTTTTGTGAACTTGAGTATACATTTTAGTATCGCATTCCTAATATCAACTAGACTCACATACCcctatttatagaaattgatAGCTTGTCTCGTGGCAAATTCCATTCGAATCGGTTCAGCGGTTTAGGCGTGTAGaagagacagatagacagacagacagacagacaaacagacgtACAGCGGAGGATGTAGAGTATAGGTAAGTGGAATTCCTCCATCGAGAAAGGCTGGTTAGGCTTCAATTGAACGATGTTAGAGAGTTGTGTATATGCCTCTGTAGCGAGAATATTTCGATAGCGCGATTCAGAAATGTGTcgctttgatattttttatggtatCATCGGCAATGGAGTCGGTGGGGCGCCCGGTGGTGAGCGCTCCCACTGTGAACATTAGCAGAGGCGTATGCTTGATTGTAGACCTCACGTCTCTGCAAATGGAGTGACGCGAGGAAATAAAGGAATATGACTGGGCAGGGTTGAGAAAAGAATACTTAGAGAcctccgactcccccactcaccatgcgaaacacagtagcatcgGTCTTCCGTGCGAGTGCGGTGGGGGGGTGCGGTTGGCGCTATATATAGTCCGTAGTGAAAACATCGTTAGCGCGATTCAGAGACGTTGACGTTGTTGTCGGGTTGCAGTGCCGCAGTGCTTCGTGCGGCCGAACGAGGCGCGCAAGGCGGCGGACGAGGCGAAGATGCGCTTCGCGCACATCGACGGCGACCACCTCACGCTGCTCAACGTGTACCACGCCTTCAAGCAGAGTGAGTGCCTGCCTCTACATACTCAGATACTGAGATTCGAGAGGATGctgtatagatataataataatataggaaacgaggggggggggggattTTTATTCGGATATTGACGCGTGCAAAGTCGCGGGCTGGAGatggttttaaattaaaaactcagCAAGCAAGTCGAGAGTTTTGATAACTAAATATGTTGTAGGATAAAACcttaatcttttttaaattgggtGGAAACTAAAATGAAACACACTtcaatgatagaatcaactacaTTTTCTCACTTGTTCTATTTAATCTGTCCGTTTCAAATCACACTCAAACATATGTTTATACAATTAGATTTGtcatagaagcacttttgaatcgtcatgaCATAGTTACGTAAATAAGCCATAAAGTGAGTCATAATCGAGTCTAAACGAGTTAACTACACGCACACATACAagggaattttttaaaaattgtgttacGTAACTGAACTTACCTCCCCTCTTTTTCACCCCCTagggcaattttttttttttgagtaaaCGGTAGACAATGTTCCGCCTTGGGGTCTGTTGTTAACTTAACTATAAGCTAATAACAGACCCGCATCACCCACATGACCCCAATTCTCACCCGCGTCCCGGTTTATGAATTCGCAGACATGGAGGATCCGCACTGGTGCTATGACAACTTCATCAACTACAGGTCACTCAAGTCGGGAGACAACGTGCGCCAGCAGCTCAGCCGGATCATGGACAGGTGGGCGCGGGGGGCAGTGGGGGGGGGAGTGGACAGGGCTTAAGCTGTGGGGGCCCTGAGGCACCTGAGCATTTGGGGCCCTTTCGGAAGATATAAGTAGTAATAGTAAGGAAATTCTTGGACTTCCATCGAGGATGGGGTCCTGGGCACGCAAACCCCGTGTGCCCAAATGGTAAAGAGGGTAATGAAAGTTTAAAAGGGGGAAGGGGGTATTTGGAAACTCTTCCATTAGagaatacttatattattaagctgaagagtttgattgtttgtttaaacacaCTAATTACACTAAAcactcaggaactactggtccgatttgaaaaattctttcagtgttagatagcccatttattgaggaaggctataggctatataattatgtaccaCGCGTACACGGGCGGACCGCCagttattaacatatatttattaattctttttatgtataaaatttgcagATTCAGTCTAAAGAGGACGAGTACGGAGTTTACGAGTAAAGACTATTACATTAACATACGGAAAGCGCTCGTGAATGGATTCTTTATGCAGGTGATTGTGGTTTTTAACcgacatacacaaaaaatggAGTGGGTTTTCAAGTcggatgtattttttttttttgtttggtcACTCGATGACTCTACAGGTTTTTAATGATTCAGTGAAATTATTCTCATTTggtcaaactcaaacatgtatttattcaattagacttcttatagatgCAATTTTGTGAGTCTGTCACTTGTAGAgtctcaaatttaaataaataaaactattaaatgaCTGCATTTACTGGAGGATCTCGCATTGACCTTCTCGTGTTGAACGTTataatgtattgaatatattcTCTGAAATGTCATTCATTTCAATTCActtatctgtatatataaaaatgaatctctatatcccttggtcacgccatcacacgtgaacggctggatcgatttcaaaaaaatctttcaccgtTATAAAGCTGTAACATGacacaggctatatatgtagcgcgggtgaagccggcgcgaacagctagtctacTGGTATCTATTGTCTAGTATCTATCGGTCTATATCCGCCAGGTGGCGCACCTGGAGCGCAGCGGCCACTACCTGACGGTGAAGGACAACCAGATNNNNNNNNNNNNNNNNNNNNNNNNNNNNNNNNNNNNNNNNNNNNNNNNNNNNNNNNNNNNNNNNNNNNNNNNNNNNNNNNNNNNNNNNNNNNNNNNNNNNNNNNNNNNNNNNNNNNNNNNNNNNNNNNNNNNNNNNNNNNNNNNNNNNNNNNNNNNNNNNNNNNNNNNNNNNNNNNNNNNNNNNNAGTGAAAAATCTGTGtctgtacattaaatatgatCGAAATGGAGGAAGGGGAATGGGCGGCtaattttgtctgtttgtacaTGCTCATCTCGGGAACTGTTAGGCGGATTTGATTTgagtatcctatcctactaatattataaatgcgaaagtttgtaaggatgtgtatatgtttgttactctttcatgcaaaaactactgaaccgattgcaatgaaacttgctacgtagacagctggacaactggacaGCATAACagataggcaactttttatcccgatattcctacggaatacggacttacgcgggtgagcccgctgggcgcagctagtccgcTATGTCTTTGTACGTATTGGAATGAGGTGTCTGCAAGCATTGGTCAGTCCGACGGGCGTTCTTTGTTGGCGTCAAGTCGAGTGTTTCCTATCTCTCCACTAACACGATGCGTGACGTTCCGCCGGCAGCGGAATGGCTGCTCCGCATCGCGCCGCAGTACTACGAGCTGAATAACTTCCCCGTGTGCGAGGCGCGCCGCCAGCTCGAGCTGCTGCAGGCGCGGCTCGACTCCAAGCCCTACCAGGAGGGCTTCTAGGGGCTCCACCGCCTGGGGCCCCGGGGGCCCCGCCGCACGCGCGCTCGGGGCTCTCGGAGCGACGCGCGGCGGCCGGTCGGAGGTGCGGGCGACGCGGGGCCACGCGGCGGCGTCTTCGGGCCTGTGTGACTTGCAGACAGTCGCACACGACCTGAAAGCGTGTGATGCCACATGGTATACGGCAGAAACAGCGCCCGTGGCGCCCGACCAGCACTGCTCTTAGGGCCCCAAACTGATGAGCTCTAGGGCCCGGGCCCCAACCCGAACTGTTATTGTGCTGAGTGTTATGACTGCCACTTTGTATTGTGCTGGGTCGAGAACTGTGCTAATTGGAACTGAAGTTTATTGAGTATGGTTGCGTTATGAGTTTGTGGGGCCTCGGTTATTGTGTCGTGTCAGATTGtatgtagtttaaattttatttcaattacttgCTGTACCATTGTTAATTGTAAacgtacaaatttaaatgtatcatgtataaataatgtcaTTCCTTCAAAAAACCtgtgtttaaataacatagtCAGTTTTAAGCAGAaacttttaatgtaaatgtcttattaaaacaaaacctaAAGCGGGCCCCAAAGTTGTGCTCGTTATTGAGACCCCAAATTGATTGGACGCTTGAGGCCCCAGTATTTTTCGATACCCTACCGAGGGTAATTAGGCCCAAAATAAGGTTAGGCTCCAGCTAGTTTAAAGGGGCCCCAAAGGGGGGCCAAATGTTGAATATTTGATAATGAGTGAAGTGAACGAACAGACAGTGACTTGTGCGTCAGTGGAAACTGTACGAGATGGAAATAATGTTACACGGATTGTGCgtaattatactttaatattgatacttttgtgttttattttatcctcttactgatataaacaaaagtttgcttataaattataataagctgTCAATGACAAGAATTAAGTTTGTcgtgaatgaatgaatgaatgaatgaatgaatgaatgaatgaataaaactttattgtacacaccaataggaaatatatcaaaaacacagactaaaaatacaagttgCACAATAGGCGACCTTATGGCTACAGAgccatctcttccaggcaaccaaaacgacgaaataatacatagaaaGCGTATAGGTAGGTGGTGTATACTATagatataagtttaattaatatagataagtatATAGCAAATACATAGAtgtaataacatacaatattaataaaaataaaaacatgtaaaaaaagtaataaaagtaatatatacatattattattatttcaatttgtaagATAAGATAAACAGTATATGTAGatgatataaatagaatatataatgtcATATCTCATAGAGGAATAATATTCAAAGAGCATACTTTTGAAAGAAACGATAGATAGTCGTGTCATTTTATACAGCGACATCTATcgggtatttttaaatatggaatgACTTGTATACGCATCATAATGGGTTTTCAAGAGACGATAAAGTCGTCTATGACAAGTGTCCACCCTGGCGTAATTTAGCGCACTTCTTTGTAATTAATGATAGAAGGATATAAGTTcgtaaataagttataaatttaaaaattatatatgtatgtgtatatatgtatatgtatatatttgtgtaaatatatgttcatgttgtatgtaatatgttaagctttttaaaaatatctattactcGTCCTAATAGTTTAGCAGTATGTTCGTTACCTTTTACCATGGTTGCCTGtaagagatcacttctaagtgataagatcgccaaacaaattgtacacTTTCTTCTgccacttttttataataatcattattattattatttttaagtttccttcCATGTACAATCTTGCTGAAgagtttaacaaataaataaaatttccatcCGGCGGAGAATCCTCATATCCGGAAtagtgattaaataaaacaaaaaggtccataacaacattttattcaacaaatcCACATCCACCCTCGCAATTACACAAATCTAGTGACTACACTACATCTATAACAATACCTAAATCATTTGGAATAAAATCATCCTAGTTTCCTACATGTGCGGGTTCAGACTGTAAGAATAGCATTCTTGGTACCATGTCAGCAACAAAGTCGTTAAATCAACTTCTAGCAACATAGTTGACTGTTGCTCAGCAAATGGGGGCTTCAAATTCGGGATGAGGTGGTCATAGACCACATAGACCATTTGTACACCTGTCTATTGGAGCCTAAGCACAGACCGAAAGACTAGattgaaaaatctaaattCATTGTCTAAGCTATATTTTGTAATCGagctttatttgttttcttgtGATAGCTAtggcatttatatttttaacttataaatgcgaaagtaattatctgtctgtctgtctgtctattctTCCTGCCTGAACTGCCAAATTTCGGCACTCGATTAGTTTCACGATTTGAAAATTGCTAAGAATTAAACATTTGGTGCAAAGATGGTTTATGACCCAAGAATGGACACAGAATAGCTTTTACCTAGCAAATTCCCcggaaattgaatttatttatgggAGGAGAGCAGaattatacatatgaaaatgtgtttgtttgtctttctttcacgtcacaACGGTTCTACAAGTATGATATTTGTGTGTCCGAACATAGTTGGCTAGAGAGTGGTATAAGTCACTTTGTACAGCgcagaaatatacaaataccaGGGGAATTTTCATTCCAACTGATGGGCGAAGCTAAGggccaaataaaaatatgaagtcTATAATTGTGGTCTGTGCCTAGACCTTACACTTTGATATAAGTGCACGAAATTGATCCTAGGCAGGTGAAACTTGGCTCAAATCGACGcgtgatatgattttttttgtaaaaataaatatttctttttacgtACAAAGTTTTACAATAGGATATACTAGGGTCGTGAACTATGGAGAATTTCGTATATTGACCCGGTATAACCTGTCTCAGTCACTcctgtgtaaaaataatgtgtcCCGTTCGCACGACGGAGCGACGAGTGAAAGGGACGCATTATTTTAACGTAGGAGCGACAGAGATGGGTTACACCAggtattacatacatatacgaAATTTTTCGTAGTTTGTGACCATACTTTAGAATAAATTCTACATGCCCTGTTGTTTTCTAGTTAGTTCGAaccttgaataatttttaatatttcgttgctttaaaatttcgcagaaattatattttacacatttatataactgAAGCTATGATCATTAAACACAACTATACACAATCGTTGATAAACGAGATTCGGTGCTTTACAATCCCGACCTTTAACTCATTGGAATAAGgttcaatttatatagatgTATATTCACCAACTAGGTGgtcaaaatttattgattttggtACGTTTTGCAAATGGACCTTCGAATTATGCCAATAAGattcatttttctttaacGTTTCTTTCTTTCGACTACAATTCGGACGAACATATTTGAGTTAAAGTTAGTTTTTGTATGGTAATGTGTATCTAGTTACCTTTAATGATCTCAGCTGAAGACAATTAATAAAGGAAATTTACAAATTCTAAATATGTTTAGACTTTTTTTTCACCTCAGAAATAAAATAGCtaactttttacaataaacatttttttatttggtataaATGCATggcgataaatatttatatatatttttttcattatttatacgaaACATTGCAAACGTATGaagtgaaaaaaatttaaatttgatatatcaaCGCCGCGGGTTCTACACGACGAGCGGAAAACTGAATCCACGATCACATCGAATGTACTGTGAAGTATAGAAAACTTAAGGAgctataacattatttatataacttcaaAACTAAAGAAAGTACGAAatcagatataaaaaatcaacacGGTAAAAAAATCCTATGTTTAAATACTTTCTTTAATTTCGAATCTTATCATATCTAAATCCCGGAGcggtgtaaatataaaatcgtgTACGGTAGGTCGCGTGTTTGCTCTAGCCCCATCGGCATAGATGAGGAACAGCAAAGGCCCCAGCGCAGCGCCCTGCGCCACCCCTCACTTGGCGACGCCGACGAGCGCGGGCCGCACGCAGCGCTCGTGCAGCTTGTAGCCCACCTTGCTCACCGTCACCACTGTGCCCGCCTCGGCGCCTTCTACTTCCTgtgttatacaaaaaaataattttttttctttaaatttgaaacaataaaagagCATGGCATCAAAaggcaataataatattacctgCTGGAATAAAGCTTCGTGCAAGTTCGGGTCGAATTTCTCTCGAAGCGGCGACACCGCCACCAGCCCGTGTCTCGCGAATACCTAGACACAAATTAATTGATGTAGATAAATTAACTTTGACGAagccaataaaatttaagtatagCTACACTGCTCATTTTTTGTACAGTTCCTTATTACAACCCCCCCGGTACCCGGCACGCACCTGCGCAAGCTGCGCGCGCGTGAGGCGCAGCCCGTCGGCGAGCGAGCGCAGCGCGGCGCCGCCCTCCGCGCCGCCCTCCGCCGGCACGCTCTCCGCCGCCGCCGACAGCGTGTCCGCCACCTGCGCGCACACACTACTTAGCTAACCTgtgcgcacacgcacacacactcacacacacgtACACTAATCTCAAATAACCTGcacaccattttttttttatgtcatagcgggcaactgaactggtggttcgcctgatggtaaacgatcaccaccgcccatgaacattcgcagaggctaagacctctgaaaatgcgctgcccgcttttaagggataagggataaggaaaggattgatgactggaaaaaaggaatggactgggaagggctacaCATCTCAAATAATGATTACATAGCAAACAATAAATCTTCATAGACTTTAAGAAACCATTGCCAAGCCGAGAGGTAATGAAATAATCGTTcacacattaattataacgCGCCACATACGTACGAAAACATGTGAGACATTAATTAGGTATCagctttctttttatataaaatcattattgaatttgtcccttacaacaaacaaactcgtaattatttttaacacgcttatacatattagcttcacctgtatgtttgtatgtgacCGACTAGAGAGACTTTAGACTCAATTTTAACCAAACCTTTAAATAGGCAGATTCAATTCACTTATCGCGAATCGGCGACAATacgataatttcatgagtttatttcattactaGCTACGcttcgcggtttcacccgcgtaaatccgtatcccgtaggaaaatcgggacAAAAaattgcctacatgttatttagttgtccagctgtctacgtaccaaatttcattgcaatcggttcagtagtttttgcgtgaaagagcaacaaatacacacacacatccttacaaactttcgcatttataatattagtaggaaggatagtaggatagtaggatagtaggatccTGATTGGATCCCTggggattaaataatttccttacgtataagAGCaattgagacaatttagtaGACTCTATCATTAAAACATGTTTGATTGGATTttttgaaacatatttatcCTTTGTAATAGTGGcatgatttcaaaaatattataatatactcacATCAAGCAGATCTTTACAGAAACTCTGGATTGCAAACGACTTGGCGTCTTCCACTTGCTTCATCATCCGGCGTCGCACGTTTTCACCGTCGGCGAGCGCCCTCTTATACTTATCCTAGGAAAATAGTAAGGCAAAGTAAATATCGGATGTTGGACACTACAAGAGAAAAGAGACCCAATTTGTTATGACACTGAAAGGTCTAATTGCTCGAAACGATACAGTGATCAGTGGAGGAGACGTGTAGAGcttaatattcttaaaagGCATCTTTTAGCCCGAGCCCAAATTGACGTTCAGCTAACCAAAAAGTGCGGGCAGTACTATGAGAAAtcgacatttatttaaattattgtatactagtTACACAGCGCTATGTCAACTACAGAAATGCTGAATAATAatagcataatttttaaaataacatggaatttcaatttttttaaattcaaagatCTAGCGGTCTACCCCACTTTCACtctttaaaagtaaaacataaataaattaattagttgtTCGGGTTGTTTGCGAGTTTTAGGCTTAGCAACACCTTGGGgagtcatatatatatatatatatttgaatgtttttatgtatatctatataaagaTGATACATGATTTCAGTTGGGTTTTGTCAATTCcttaattttttcacatattttattgcatctAGATGaaatacacattattttacataattacaagGCACagaagacataaaaaaagtcacAAATGCTACATAAGTCGGTATCTATCAGAGAAcctatttacttaaaaacctATGAAAGGGTGCTGACAAAACACTAATGATACTAACTTCATAGTCCTTCGCTTGATCCTTTAAAGTCTTTAACTCTGAAGTAAGTTCTTCTATCTGTTTGTGACACTCTTCCACTGAGCTCGGCAGCTGTTTGCTGTCTTTGTCGGCCGGTGCCTCCTTCTCCACTGGCTTTTCTTCCGTTCCGTAGCAGCGGACTGAACTTCTGaaagcaaatttatttattactgctTTATTATAGCAAAGTTATTCAatcatttcttaaatataacaaatttcaagtgatcaagcattatttttttcattatatggAGGAAATAGAAAAGCAATTACAACAATTCTTTATTaagtgatataatattagatctGAAATAAGTATgtcaatattcattttatatatgtttaagcATTTTATATAGGTCTTGGCAGGCATTATCTTACAATCAATGTTATCTAAGGATAATGACATACATGATactacacaaaataaaaagtaaaacctcaaagtttagttttgtaagataattataataagagtTACActgaatatgtaatatttctttaaaatagaGAGTGATGGTAGGGTGCTGCTGTGCTAGATTTAGTTAAAAGTAAGGCAACTTTCAAGATAGTGACATGCAGGCCTGTTGAAATTTTGTGACGTGCCAAAGCCTCTATAGTCAACATCTGTAGCCAAGTTTCCATGTTCACTAGGCTCtgtcaaactcaaatatttattcattcaacttgATTCTTTGAAGAAGCACttgacaattatatatttaatatttatatgcgtTCCAGTTCATTCTCAGCTACACGAAACATTggttgataattttattatgacgaATAATAAGAAAAGACGAGAATAAGCTAGTGACATTCTTCGTGTTAAGATTTACGAAGTAAGCACATGACTTGATCACATTCATAGTAAGGTAACTTTCATTATatccattaattttataggaaacatattatataaattatcatatgagttttatttactttctaCGAGTGGATGACGAAATTTCTTATtagaatagaaaacattttttttttatgacagagTATGAGAATTTAACAGAATATTCTAAATCAAAGTGTAAATtagatttacaatataatagtcatttatttttttaataaaaacttatttatttttttttaataaaaaccgaTATCCAAGTTTGAGGTTGGAATTAAAGTTGCGCAACGTTTACCTGTAATAACTCGTTCGTAAATTTCTTAGCGTAGAATCTGTTATGCATTTTGCTAGTCGACCCACTGAATACACTTTTAAAGACGccataatatgattatttctatattacgAGAACATAAACGGCACGTAATAGGTTATATCGGAATTCGGAATTCTTTAGATGACATATGTCATTGTTtatcacttttatttttttgtcatttgaaacagataaaatagaggtttttttataacaaaaaagtgGATGCGCGGAATTTGTACTTTTGTTTAAGATACCGTATTgcatcatatataaaaattaccttaAATCTAAGTCAGCCTTCCTATTAAGGTTGATTAGACATGTACCCATATACCATAGACGATACGTATATACTAGAGAGCTATATGCCTATGGTCCTTTGGGGTCATTGTCAATGTCATTAGTTATCTTCAACAAATGTCAAAAAGCCCAAGTTGAaatatcctcacaaacttttttACAATGCGAGCTTGCGGAAAATATCTGAAAAATTCCGCGAAgcgaaaatgtttaaatagcATTACTCAGACAGATTCATCTAGCATCTAGTCAGTATCAATCGAGTGCCAGTGTGGTTGTGCGCGccagatttaaaaaaagaatatggCCAATTTAGCGGTTTTCGATTTTGATCGTACAATAGTTGATGAAGATTCTGAtgctactattataaatagattaagaGAAAAGAAACCTCCACCTGAATGGGATTCTGGCAACTGTGATTGGACCCCGTATATGAGTGATGTGAGTTTAACgcttttattttcacttatttttaaaaatagcttaTCATTTTATGAACGACCGCAACATATTTTTTCGCCTGTCCAGTGTCCAGCGAAACTATCTTTACTTCTATTATAATGTTGCATAAgggtatatatacatattaaagaataatctttaaagaaattgttaatttttgtagtgctttttaatataataaatccttTCGTAGTGTGTACACTAcactttagaaaaaaaaacatgtatctaatttttttttttatatatccaatagatattttttgtagcccatcattttcaattgaataaacaattatgaaCTTCATTTTAGAGgtcataaaagttatttaaacttaCATCAGCAATG from Zerene cesonia ecotype Mississippi unplaced genomic scaffold, Zerene_cesonia_1.1 Zces_u007, whole genome shotgun sequence encodes:
- the LOC119839000 gene encoding pre-mRNA-splicing factor ATP-dependent RNA helicase DHX15: MSKRRIEVMDPFIKKKREEKAAAAAKSGSSGESSSDGSVATLGTAMAPTATSTPGVNPYTGLPHSPRYHELLRRRLGLPVWEYKNDFMRQLSTHQCVVLVGETGSGKTTQIPQWCVEFASAPPGRSKGVACTQPRRVAAMSVAQRVAEEMDVALGQQVGYSIRFEDCSGPQTVLKYMTDGMLLREAMSDPMLEQCRPPYRCRSNLGSVVLQLKKLGIDDLVHFDFMDPPAPETLMRALELLNYLAALDDDGNLTDLGAVMAEFPLDPQLAKMLIASCNHNCSNEILSITAMLSVPQCFVRPNEARKAADEAKMRFAHIDGDHLTLLNVYHAFKQNMEDPHWCYDNFINYRSLKSGDNVRQQLSRIMDRFSLKRTSTEFTSKDYYINIRKALVNGFFMQVAHLERSGHYLTVKDNQSVCKHWSVRRAFFVGVKSSVSYLSTNTMRDVPPAAEWLLRIAPQYYELNNFPVCEARRQLELLQARLDSKPYQEGF
- the LOC119839036 gene encoding grpE protein homolog, mitochondrial isoform X1 translates to MASLKVYSVGRLAKCITDSTLRNLRTSYYRSSVRCYGTEEKPVEKEAPADKDSKQLPSSVEECHKQIEELTSELKTLKDQAKDYEDKYKRALADGENVRRRMMKQVEDAKSFAIQSFCKDLLDVADTLSAAAESVPAEGGAEGGAALRSLADGLRLTRAQLAQVFARHGLVAVSPLREKFDPNLHEALFQQEVEGAEAGTVVTVSKVGYKLHERCVRPALVGVAK
- the LOC119839036 gene encoding grpE protein homolog, mitochondrial isoform X2, coding for MASLKVYSVGRLAKCITDSTLRNLRTSYYSSVRCYGTEEKPVEKEAPADKDSKQLPSSVEECHKQIEELTSELKTLKDQAKDYEDKYKRALADGENVRRRMMKQVEDAKSFAIQSFCKDLLDVADTLSAAAESVPAEGGAEGGAALRSLADGLRLTRAQLAQVFARHGLVAVSPLREKFDPNLHEALFQQEVEGAEAGTVVTVSKVGYKLHERCVRPALVGVAK